The Maridesulfovibrio hydrothermalis AM13 = DSM 14728 DNA window TATCAACCAGAACATTGCCCTCTGCATCGGCAAAGGCAACTCGGGTATATATGGAATTGCCAGCCAGTTCTTTTTTACTGGTGAACCGGTCAAGCAACTCTGAAATGCCCACCAGACTCGACCAAAGGCCATGCTCTTTGGACATCCCCAGCCATTTATCTTGAAAATAATCAAGCAGCTCTTTACTGGCAGTCAGGTCATAAAGATCATTTTTGCGTTCTGAAAAAAAATGGCTGAAAGCATCCGCTTCTCTTGCAGCCGATTCTTTAAATTGATCCAGTGATACCTTTCTAAGCTCAACCTGAGAGACATAGTTAACCCAGACCATAGGCAACAAAAATGCAGCCAGCAGAATAACCACTCCCATCGCCATTTTATTTTTGGAGAACAAATTAGACCTCCTTTCTTCTTAAAAAAGCAGACTGATTAAAGTTCTAATCCCGGGTAAAAAAGTCTTCGTAATAAAAGAATACGGCAGGATAATACTTCTGAACCATACGAAGATATTCACCGCTTTTATTCAGCTCCGCAAAAAACTTATTAAAAGCCTTAAGCAGTTCCGGAGAGTCTTTTCGAAATCCGGCTGCCATTAACTGCTTCATGGAAACAGGGCCAAGCACTTTGATTTTTCCCGGCCACTTTTCCAGAGCGACCAGAGTGTCCGGAACATCCAGAAGTGTAATCTCAGCAGCTCCTTTAATTACTGCAGAAGCCATATCTTTTAATTCACCGGGAAAACTGAAAATATTCACTCTCCCCGCATCAATTCCGTAAAGGTCCGGCGCAAGGCAGGTATTCTCCTTGCCCATCACTGTATGGCCCTTGATCAAAGCCTTGGTAGCCCTTATGTCCTGATCAATATTTCCACTCGATTTAATAGGATTTTTAGGAAAACCAGTACGGGCAATGCACCATACCTGAGTTGGAAAAGTAGGCTCTGAAAAATTGACAACCTGCTTCCGCCACTTGAGAATCGTCAGCCCGTTAGCGATTACATCGCCACGGATATGCGCTCGCCCGACAACCAAAACATCATTCCCAGCCGGTTTTACAATCCTGCCGGTCAATTCTGCAAAAATACGATTCCAGTTAGACTCTACAAATTCATACCTTACTCCCAGATACCGGGCAAAATGCTGCATAAGCTCCACATCAAGCCCGTCCCCCTGTCCGGTAACAAAGTTGGCATAAGGCACACCTATATGGCGCAGCACTCCCATTTCTTTAATCCGGTCCAGATCGGAATCAAAATCGGACTCAGAAGCTGAAGCATGCAGGGGGGATAACATCAGGAATATCAAAAAAAGAATGATCTTCTCCACCCCGCAACGAAAAATATCCCTGTCCCCCACTCTACAGCCCTCCATTTCAATCAGAATCACTTACCTTCTGCCGGACCGGTACCTGCACCCGCACCGTGTCAGGCAGACGCTTGGCTTTCATAAAATTATGTATCCTGATCAGTGAGGCTTCGGTAATCTCTGTCCCATCGACCATTATGTACACTTCATCAAGGCTCCACAAAGCCTCGTCCAAAACCATACCGACCCGAAGATCGGTAAGTGCAACTTCACGCCGCACATATCCCTCCTCACCGGCAGTCCCCCGCTCAAGCACATCAATGATCTTGACATCATAAACCCCCTCCCTCAGGCGCAAGGTATCTATTGCATCCTGCTTTTCCATCTGCCGCTGTATAAGTGAATCATAATCCAGACAGACTTTGAGAATGCGGGACTCCACCGCCTGTGTGGGATTATCAATTAAAGAATCATGCTGGTGCTGAATAATACTGGCGACTTTTTCCATTCTTGGAATATTTGAAAGCATCGCCTTGGTTATGAAGGGATGCATATCATAAATCTGCCTTTCCTCAGCACTTAGCTCTTCACCTTGAAATACTTTCTGAAGGACAGTATCAGTCATGGTTACACAGCCGAGCTGGCAAAGCATTGCCGCCAGATCCAGATACAGAGTATTCTTGAGATTTAAATTCTGCCCCACATATCCGGCCAGCCTTCTGACTCTTTCACTTCTGCCGAAAGCCTCCGGATTAACCATGCTTAGAATATCAGTAAGAACTTTTATGCTTCCCCTGAGTGTGCCGCGCAAAAGTTCTTTTTCAGCAACAACAAGCGAATACTGCTTCATCGCCACCTTAAGCGTACTTATCATTTCATCCAGAGGACTCGGTTTGGTCAGAAATCTAAAAACTGCGCCTTTATTAACCGCGGCAATAGCTGCATCGAGGTTCGCATGCCCGGTCAGCATGATACGAACTGTATCAGGTGACATTTCCTGAATCTTATTAAGAAAAGTGATGCCGTCCATCTTAGGCATTTTCAAATCGGAAACGACAACGGCGTACGGACCGGAACTTTTGACCTTCTCCAGTCCCTCCTCCGGTCCCAGAGCTGTATCCACCCTGAACCTTTTGCGTAATGAAGCACGATAAGAATCAAGGATATTCTGCTCATCATCAACAAAAAGAACCCTTCTAGGCGCGCTCATGGCTATCCTCCATGTTTTTGATGCATTCTTCCCGCCAGTCTTCCAGACGATCTTGCAGCCCCAGCTTTTCCAGACATTCCATATTAATTGGTGAAAAAATATAATTTGATTTATGCGGGGCCAGTTCATGCTGCAAAGCTGCTGCAACATGAACCACAACAGGGGGGCTTAAGTACCCATCACAGATGCTCAGAGAATGATGATAGTACACAGCCTTGACCGTATTCTCATTAAATCCCCAAAGCCCTAAAAGATATGCTCCGACTTCGGCGTGGGTCGTCCCCAGAATATCCCGTTCAAGATCTACAATCGGACCGCCATGCTCCCGCACCGCCTCAAGAACTGGACCATACAGAGAATCCATATGGGTGATAAGCACCAGCTTACCTATATCATGGAGCAGTCCTGCAACAAAACAGCAGTCAATAAATTTTTCGTCACTTGTTTCAAGGGCGGCAATGGCTTTGGCAAAA harbors:
- a CDS encoding transporter substrate-binding domain-containing protein translates to MILIEMEGCRVGDRDIFRCGVEKIILFLIFLMLSPLHASASESDFDSDLDRIKEMGVLRHIGVPYANFVTGQGDGLDVELMQHFARYLGVRYEFVESNWNRIFAELTGRIVKPAGNDVLVVGRAHIRGDVIANGLTILKWRKQVVNFSEPTFPTQVWCIARTGFPKNPIKSSGNIDQDIRATKALIKGHTVMGKENTCLAPDLYGIDAGRVNIFSFPGELKDMASAVIKGAAEITLLDVPDTLVALEKWPGKIKVLGPVSMKQLMAAGFRKDSPELLKAFNKFFAELNKSGEYLRMVQKYYPAVFFYYEDFFTRD
- a CDS encoding HD domain-containing phosphohydrolase, coding for MSAPRRVLFVDDEQNILDSYRASLRKRFRVDTALGPEEGLEKVKSSGPYAVVVSDLKMPKMDGITFLNKIQEMSPDTVRIMLTGHANLDAAIAAVNKGAVFRFLTKPSPLDEMISTLKVAMKQYSLVVAEKELLRGTLRGSIKVLTDILSMVNPEAFGRSERVRRLAGYVGQNLNLKNTLYLDLAAMLCQLGCVTMTDTVLQKVFQGEELSAEERQIYDMHPFITKAMLSNIPRMEKVASIIQHQHDSLIDNPTQAVESRILKVCLDYDSLIQRQMEKQDAIDTLRLREGVYDVKIIDVLERGTAGEEGYVRREVALTDLRVGMVLDEALWSLDEVYIMVDGTEITEASLIRIHNFMKAKRLPDTVRVQVPVRQKVSDSD